In the genome of Streptomyces collinus, one region contains:
- a CDS encoding SpoIIE family protein phosphatase encodes MGADEVYDVARQRFDVADAAPLLLDPQGVVTGWTSGAGRLLAYPASEAVGRKLADLLVAEDAQRVPDLVERCRRDGGWTGLLTVRRRDGQPVKVAARIASAEETHGGSRWLMLLSELADAPGWDMSRTVLEQMAAGAPVGIAIVDTDLRFVWSNAALEQFGGGPAARRLGLRFADVQPGMDGQAVEAQMRHVLETGEAVVGYEHVGHVRSAPLRETAHMLSFTRLEDDRGHPIGVYYTVVDMTERHRARQRLALLDRAGESIGRSLDLTRTAQELADVAVPGLADFVTVDLLESVLRGAEPAPGPLADSEEPVELRRAGYRSAQDDLAEAVIEIGETVAFRAGTPPFRCLATGRSWRAERLDPLTRDWTTDTPSGRRATFRELGLHSVMTVPIRSRGITLGITTFYRRHDREFFDEEDLRLAEDLVARAGVCVDNARRYTRERDAALVLQRSLLPHRLPEQDAVEVAACYRPADELTGLGGDWYDLIPLSGARVALVVGEVPGHGIDAAAAMGQLRTAVRTLAALDLPPAEVLAHLDDLVGRSVREEGGEPGAMGSGGAGVVGSGCLYVVYDPVDGGSAMAAAGHPAPAVVLPDGSVVFVDLPQGPPLGVGGPPFEALELPLTEGSTLALHTDGLLARGETWAVDAGRERLRRALEQSGPLDSYCRAVVDALVPARPYDDVALLVARTKRLGSEQVAAWELPSDPAVVADARRTATRQLARWGLDELSFTTELVVSELVTNAMRYATGSIRLRLIRERALVCEVLDGGATAPHLRHPRTTDEGGRGLLLVSQLTQRWGTRFVPEGKIIWAEQSLTDLPD; translated from the coding sequence GTGGGCGCAGACGAGGTGTACGACGTTGCCCGGCAGCGGTTCGATGTGGCCGACGCGGCGCCCCTGTTGCTCGATCCGCAGGGCGTGGTGACGGGCTGGACCAGCGGTGCCGGGCGGCTGCTGGCGTACCCGGCTTCGGAGGCGGTCGGCAGGAAGCTGGCCGATCTGCTGGTCGCCGAGGACGCGCAGCGCGTGCCGGACCTGGTCGAGCGGTGCCGCAGGGACGGCGGCTGGACGGGGCTGCTGACGGTCCGCCGCAGGGACGGGCAGCCGGTGAAGGTGGCGGCCCGGATCGCCTCGGCCGAGGAGACGCACGGCGGGTCGCGCTGGCTGATGCTCCTGTCGGAGCTGGCCGACGCCCCCGGCTGGGACATGAGCCGTACGGTGCTGGAGCAGATGGCGGCGGGCGCCCCGGTCGGTATCGCGATCGTGGACACGGACCTGCGCTTCGTGTGGTCGAACGCCGCCCTGGAGCAGTTCGGCGGCGGCCCGGCGGCACGACGGCTCGGTCTGCGCTTCGCGGACGTCCAGCCGGGCATGGACGGGCAGGCGGTCGAGGCGCAGATGCGGCACGTGCTGGAGACCGGCGAGGCGGTGGTCGGCTACGAGCACGTGGGCCATGTGCGCTCGGCCCCGTTGCGCGAGACGGCACACATGCTGTCGTTCACCCGGCTCGAGGACGACCGGGGCCATCCGATCGGCGTGTACTACACCGTCGTGGACATGACCGAGCGGCACCGGGCGCGGCAGCGGCTGGCGCTGCTCGACCGGGCCGGCGAGAGCATCGGCCGCAGCCTGGACCTGACGCGCACGGCGCAGGAGCTGGCGGACGTGGCCGTGCCGGGGCTGGCCGACTTCGTCACCGTGGACCTGCTGGAGTCGGTACTGCGGGGCGCCGAGCCGGCTCCCGGGCCGCTCGCGGACTCGGAGGAGCCGGTGGAGCTGCGCCGCGCGGGCTACCGGTCCGCGCAGGACGACCTCGCCGAAGCGGTCATCGAGATCGGGGAGACGGTGGCGTTCCGGGCCGGAACGCCGCCCTTCCGCTGTCTGGCCACGGGCCGGTCCTGGCGCGCGGAGCGGCTCGACCCGCTGACCCGGGACTGGACCACGGACACCCCGAGCGGCCGCCGGGCCACGTTCCGGGAGCTGGGGCTGCACAGCGTGATGACCGTGCCGATCCGTTCGCGGGGCATCACCCTGGGCATCACGACGTTCTACCGGCGCCACGACCGGGAGTTCTTCGACGAGGAGGACCTGCGGCTGGCGGAGGATCTCGTCGCCCGCGCGGGCGTCTGCGTGGACAACGCCCGCCGCTACACCCGCGAGCGGGACGCCGCGCTCGTCCTGCAGCGCAGTCTGCTCCCCCACCGGCTGCCCGAGCAGGACGCCGTCGAGGTGGCCGCGTGCTACCGGCCGGCCGACGAGCTGACCGGTCTCGGCGGCGACTGGTACGACCTCATCCCGCTGTCCGGGGCGCGGGTCGCGCTGGTCGTGGGCGAGGTGCCAGGGCACGGCATCGACGCCGCTGCGGCCATGGGGCAGCTGCGGACGGCCGTCCGGACCCTGGCGGCGCTGGATCTGCCGCCCGCGGAGGTGCTGGCGCACCTCGACGACCTGGTGGGGCGGTCGGTGCGGGAGGAGGGCGGGGAGCCCGGCGCGATGGGATCGGGCGGGGCAGGGGTCGTGGGTTCCGGGTGCCTGTACGTGGTCTACGACCCGGTCGACGGCGGAAGTGCGATGGCCGCGGCGGGGCATCCCGCTCCGGCCGTGGTGCTGCCCGACGGCTCCGTCGTCTTCGTCGATCTGCCCCAGGGGCCGCCGCTCGGCGTGGGCGGGCCGCCCTTCGAGGCGCTGGAGCTTCCTCTCACGGAGGGCAGCACGCTCGCGCTGCACACCGACGGGCTGCTGGCTCGGGGCGAGACCTGGGCCGTCGACGCGGGACGGGAGCGGCTGCGCCGGGCGCTGGAGCAGTCGGGCCCGCTCGATTCGTACTGCAGGGCCGTGGTCGACGCGCTGGTCCCGGCCCGCCCCTACGACGACGTGGCCCTGCTGGTGGCCCGGACGAAACGTCTCGGCAGCGAGCAGGTCGCGGCCTGGGAGCTGCCCTCGGACCCGGCCGTGGTCGCCGACGCCCGTCGCACGGCCACCCGGCAGCTGGCGCGCTGGGGCCTGGACGAGCTGTCCTTCACCACGGAGCTGGTGGTGAGCGAGCTGGTCACCAACGCCATGCGGTACGCCACCGGGTCCATCCGGCTCCGGCTGATCCGGGAGCGCGCGCTGGTGTGCGAGGTGCTCGACGGCGGCGCCACCGCACCGCATCTGCGTCATCCCCGTACGACGGACGAAGGCGGGCGCGGGCTGCTGCTGGTCTCCCAGCTCACGCAGCGGTGGGGCACGCGGTTCGTTCCCGAGGGAAAGATCATCTGGGCCGAGCAGTCCCTGACGGACCTCCCGGACTGA
- a CDS encoding PP2C family protein-serine/threonine phosphatase produces the protein MAETAIDYGAAFKALPGMVALLTPELVYADVNEEFARVSGRSREQLIGKYLFDVFPDNPNDPAATGMRNLEASLYRVLATGERDTMALQRYDVEDPERPGEWQERYWSPVNAPLLGSDGKVVLILHRVEEVTELIRARGGSPGNRGSRARVLEAELYTRARELQDLNDRLRQAHSREREVALALQEAMLPAPRQVRNHPAAVRYRPAVGALNVCGDWYDLVDLVGGDRIGVAVGDVVGHGLAAAGVMGQLRSALSAASRVADGPAQALDVLGRYAHVIDGAESATAVTTFVDCNRHVITYSSAGHPPPVLVHPDGRTEFLDQATDTPLDARPDPIRRPQAETTFTVGAKLVLYTDGLIERRHEDIDTGLDRLAEALRRHRHQDPETLADTVLLELLPPGGATDDTALIIVRL, from the coding sequence ATGGCGGAGACGGCGATCGATTACGGTGCGGCGTTCAAGGCCCTGCCCGGCATGGTGGCGCTCCTGACACCCGAACTCGTCTACGCGGACGTCAACGAGGAGTTCGCCCGCGTCTCCGGCCGCTCGCGGGAGCAGCTGATCGGCAAGTACCTCTTCGACGTCTTCCCGGACAACCCGAACGACCCGGCCGCGACGGGCATGCGCAATCTGGAGGCCTCGCTGTACCGCGTCCTGGCCACCGGGGAGCGCGACACCATGGCCCTGCAGCGCTACGACGTCGAGGACCCGGAGCGGCCCGGCGAGTGGCAGGAGCGCTACTGGAGCCCGGTGAACGCGCCGCTGCTCGGCTCGGACGGCAAGGTCGTGCTGATCCTGCACCGGGTGGAGGAGGTCACGGAGCTGATCCGGGCCCGGGGCGGCTCTCCGGGGAACCGGGGCAGCCGGGCCCGGGTGCTGGAGGCCGAGCTGTACACGCGCGCCCGCGAACTGCAGGATCTCAACGATCGGCTGCGCCAGGCGCACTCCCGGGAGCGGGAGGTGGCGCTGGCGTTGCAGGAGGCGATGCTTCCGGCGCCCCGGCAGGTCCGCAATCACCCGGCCGCCGTCCGGTACCGCCCGGCCGTGGGCGCGCTCAACGTGTGCGGGGACTGGTACGACCTGGTCGACCTGGTGGGCGGCGACCGGATCGGCGTGGCCGTGGGCGACGTGGTCGGGCACGGGCTGGCGGCCGCCGGGGTGATGGGCCAGTTGCGCAGTGCGCTCAGCGCGGCCTCCCGGGTAGCCGACGGGCCGGCCCAGGCCCTGGACGTGCTGGGGCGCTACGCCCATGTGATCGACGGGGCCGAGTCGGCGACCGCCGTGACGACCTTCGTCGACTGCAACCGCCACGTCATCACGTACAGCAGCGCCGGCCATCCCCCTCCCGTGCTCGTCCACCCGGACGGCCGTACGGAGTTCCTCGACCAGGCCACGGACACGCCGCTGGACGCTCGCCCGGACCCGATCCGCAGACCCCAGGCCGAGACCACGTTCACGGTGGGCGCCAAGCTCGTGCTCTACACCGACGGCCTGATCGAACGGCGCCATGAGGACATCGACACGGGTCTGGACCGGCTCGCCGAGGCCTTGCGCAGGCACCGGCACCAGGACCCGGAGACGCTTGCCGACACCGTTCTGCTCGAGTTGCTGCCGCCCGGCGGCGCCACCGACGACACGGCGCTGATCATCGTGCGGCTGTGA
- a CDS encoding RpiB/LacA/LacB family sugar-phosphate isomerase: MRISVSSDMDEPVARSLVAALRERGHDVRPHGALRPGDDPQWAVCSEAAAREVADGTADQAVVCCWTGTGASIAANKVPGVRAALCTDAYTADGARRWNDANVLALSLRLTSQPLLTEILDAWFAGEPSADAEDRQNVDRVRLLDHGKTRM, from the coding sequence ATGCGGATCTCTGTTTCCTCGGACATGGACGAACCCGTCGCCCGCTCCCTCGTCGCCGCCCTGCGTGAGCGGGGGCACGACGTGCGCCCGCACGGCGCGCTGCGCCCGGGCGACGACCCGCAGTGGGCGGTGTGCTCCGAGGCCGCTGCCCGCGAGGTCGCCGACGGTACGGCGGACCAGGCGGTGGTGTGCTGCTGGACCGGCACGGGCGCCTCGATCGCCGCGAACAAGGTGCCCGGCGTACGGGCCGCACTGTGCACGGACGCCTACACGGCCGACGGGGCCCGCCGCTGGAACGACGCCAATGTGCTCGCGCTCAGCCTGCGGCTGACGTCCCAGCCGCTGCTGACGGAGATCCTCGACGCGTGGTTCGCCGGTGAGCCCAGCGCGGACGCCGAGGACCGGCAGAACGTCGACCGCGTCCGGCTGCTCGACCACGGCAAGACCCGTATGTAG
- a CDS encoding lysophospholipid acyltransferase family protein codes for MFYYLLKYVLLGPLLRLVFRPRIEGLEHVPAEGAAIVAGNHLSFSDHFLMPAILKRRITFLAKAEYFTGPGIKGRLTAFFFRSAGQIPVDRSGKDAGQAAIREGLGVLSKDELLGIYPEGTRSHDGRLYKGKVGVAVMALKAGVPVIPCAMIGTFEAQPPGKVIPNIHPVVIRFGEPLDFSRYEGMENEKAVLRAITDEIMYAILSLSEQEYVDRYAAVVKAEEAAAAKERKFRRMPLS; via the coding sequence TTGTTCTACTACCTGCTGAAATACGTGCTGCTGGGCCCGCTGCTGCGACTGGTCTTCCGGCCTCGCATCGAGGGCCTGGAGCACGTTCCCGCGGAGGGCGCCGCCATCGTCGCCGGGAACCACCTGTCGTTCTCGGACCACTTCCTGATGCCCGCGATCCTCAAACGGCGCATCACCTTCCTCGCGAAGGCCGAGTACTTCACGGGCCCCGGGATCAAGGGCCGCCTGACGGCGTTCTTCTTCCGCAGCGCGGGGCAGATCCCGGTCGACCGTTCCGGCAAGGACGCGGGCCAGGCCGCGATCCGCGAGGGCCTCGGCGTGCTGAGCAAGGACGAGCTGCTCGGCATCTACCCCGAGGGCACCCGCTCGCACGACGGCCGGCTCTACAAGGGCAAGGTCGGGGTGGCGGTGATGGCGCTCAAGGCCGGCGTCCCGGTGATCCCCTGCGCGATGATCGGCACCTTCGAGGCCCAGCCGCCCGGCAAGGTCATCCCGAACATCCACCCGGTCGTGATCCGCTTCGGCGAGCCCCTGGACTTCTCCCGCTACGAGGGCATGGAGAACGAGAAGGCCGTCCTGCGCGCCATCACCGACGAGATCATGTACGCGATCCTCTCGCTGTCCGAGCAGGAGTACGTCGACCGGTACGCGGCCGTGGTGAAGGCCGAGGAGGCCGCCGCCGCCAAGGAGCGGAAGTTCCGGCGCATGCCCCTCAGTTGA
- a CDS encoding NAD-dependent epimerase/dehydratase family protein, producing MRRAVVIGAGGQIGRPAVDALARDGWEVTAASRGGGRHENWPGEVRTRRLDRDDDAALGALIGDGCDLVVDLVAYGARHARQLTGLADRIGAAVVVSSVSVYEDGKGRGFDTMGEPDGLPRYPVPIAEDQVTVAPGDTTYSTRKVALERELRAVGDRLPTTVLRPGAIHGPYSPLPRELYFVKRNLDGRRRRVLAFRGESLFHTSAARNIAELIRLAAARPGSRVLNACDPLPPAVSEIGATVDAVMGVERETVLLDGPAHGSVGSSPWSVEHSVVCDMSAAERELGYRPVVSYPESLPETVEWLTSTLSGQDWREAFPTLARAYPDLFDYAAEDAWFAARPA from the coding sequence ATGAGACGTGCAGTGGTGATCGGGGCCGGTGGGCAGATCGGGAGGCCGGCGGTGGACGCGCTGGCGCGGGACGGCTGGGAGGTGACGGCCGCCTCGCGCGGCGGCGGCCGGCACGAGAACTGGCCCGGCGAGGTACGGACACGGCGGCTGGACCGCGACGACGACGCGGCGCTCGGCGCGCTGATCGGTGACGGCTGCGACCTCGTGGTCGACTTGGTCGCCTACGGGGCCCGGCACGCACGGCAGTTGACGGGCCTGGCCGACCGGATCGGCGCGGCCGTGGTGGTGTCGTCCGTGTCGGTGTACGAGGACGGCAAGGGCCGCGGCTTCGACACCATGGGCGAGCCGGACGGACTCCCGCGGTACCCCGTACCGATCGCGGAGGACCAGGTCACGGTCGCGCCGGGGGACACCACGTACAGCACCCGCAAGGTGGCACTGGAGCGTGAACTGCGCGCGGTGGGCGACCGGTTGCCCACCACCGTGCTGCGCCCGGGCGCGATCCACGGGCCGTACAGCCCGCTCCCCCGCGAGCTGTACTTCGTCAAACGCAATCTCGACGGCCGTCGCAGGAGGGTGCTCGCCTTCCGGGGCGAGAGCCTCTTCCACACGTCGGCGGCACGCAACATCGCCGAACTGATCCGGCTGGCCGCGGCCCGGCCGGGCTCCCGGGTGCTCAACGCCTGCGATCCGCTGCCACCGGCCGTGTCGGAGATCGGGGCCACCGTGGACGCGGTCATGGGGGTGGAGAGGGAGACCGTCCTGCTGGACGGGCCGGCGCATGGGTCCGTGGGCAGCTCGCCCTGGTCGGTGGAGCATTCGGTGGTGTGCGACATGTCCGCCGCCGAACGGGAGCTGGGGTACCGGCCCGTCGTGTCCTACCCGGAGAGCCTGCCGGAGACGGTCGAGTGGCTCACGAGCACGCTGTCCGGGCAGGACTGGCGGGAGGCGTTCCCCACCCTCGCCCGCGCCTACCCGGACCTCTTCGACTACGCGGCGGAGGACGCCTGGTTCGCGGCCCGGCCGGCATGA
- a CDS encoding alpha/beta hydrolase, whose translation MRGSRPKRRVAALGSAGALVTATLIAGAVVAPTANANAAGGHGQDRQARGTAIAAARAAKAGIDWQDCPADWNLAKPIQCGYVTVPLDYAKPYGKQIKLAVDRIGNTGTKAERQGALIYNPGGPGGSGLRFPARVTNKNAVWANAAKAYDFVGFDPRGVGKSTPISCVDPQEFVKAPKADPVPDSEADKLAQRKLAREYAEGCQERSGWMLPHMTTPNTARDLDVIRAALGEKKLNFLGVSYGTYLGAVYGTLFPGHVRRMVVDSVVNPSREKIWYQANLDQDVAFEGRWKDWQDWVAKNDATYHLGTTRAAVQAKWLELRATAKKNPIGGVVGPAELISFFQSAPYYDSAWAPTAAVFSKYVAGDTQALVDAAAPDLSDTAGNAASENGNAVYTAVECADAKWPTSWRKWDRDNTRLHQDHPFMTWANAWMNLPCATWPAKQQTPVDVKTGKGLPGVLIVQSERDAATPYEGAVELHKRFKGSRLITEKDAGSHGVTGLVNPCINPRVDSYLLTGELDAADVTCAPHATPKP comes from the coding sequence TTGAGGGGTTCGAGACCGAAGAGGCGGGTGGCGGCGCTCGGTTCGGCCGGCGCGCTCGTCACGGCCACGCTGATAGCCGGTGCCGTCGTGGCGCCCACGGCGAACGCGAACGCGGCCGGCGGCCACGGCCAGGACCGTCAGGCCCGGGGCACCGCGATCGCCGCAGCCCGGGCCGCGAAGGCCGGCATCGACTGGCAGGACTGCCCCGCCGACTGGAATCTGGCCAAGCCGATCCAGTGCGGATACGTCACCGTGCCGCTCGACTACGCCAAGCCGTACGGCAAGCAGATCAAGCTCGCCGTCGACCGCATCGGCAACACGGGCACGAAGGCCGAGCGGCAGGGCGCGCTCATCTACAACCCCGGCGGCCCCGGCGGCTCCGGACTGCGCTTCCCGGCGCGGGTCACCAACAAGAACGCCGTCTGGGCCAACGCGGCCAAGGCCTACGACTTCGTGGGCTTCGACCCGCGCGGCGTCGGCAAGTCGACGCCCATCTCCTGCGTGGACCCCCAGGAGTTCGTCAAGGCGCCCAAGGCCGACCCGGTGCCCGACTCCGAGGCCGACAAGCTCGCCCAGCGCAAGCTGGCCCGCGAGTACGCCGAGGGCTGCCAGGAGCGCAGCGGCTGGATGCTGCCGCACATGACCACGCCGAACACCGCGCGCGACCTCGACGTCATCCGCGCCGCCCTCGGCGAGAAGAAGCTCAACTTCCTCGGCGTCTCCTACGGCACCTACCTGGGCGCCGTCTACGGCACGCTCTTCCCGGGCCACGTACGCCGCATGGTCGTCGACAGTGTCGTCAACCCGTCGCGCGAGAAGATCTGGTACCAGGCCAACCTGGACCAGGACGTCGCCTTCGAGGGCCGCTGGAAGGACTGGCAGGACTGGGTCGCTAAGAACGACGCGACCTACCACCTCGGCACCACCCGCGCCGCCGTCCAGGCGAAGTGGCTGGAGCTGCGCGCCACCGCGAAGAAGAACCCCATCGGCGGGGTCGTCGGCCCGGCCGAGCTCATCTCCTTCTTCCAGAGTGCCCCGTACTACGACTCCGCCTGGGCGCCGACCGCCGCGGTCTTCAGCAAGTACGTCGCCGGCGACACCCAGGCGCTCGTCGACGCCGCCGCCCCGGACCTGTCCGACACGGCGGGCAACGCGGCCTCGGAGAACGGCAACGCCGTGTACACGGCCGTGGAGTGCGCCGACGCCAAGTGGCCCACCAGCTGGCGCAAGTGGGACCGCGACAACACGCGGCTCCACCAGGACCACCCCTTCATGACCTGGGCCAACGCCTGGATGAACCTGCCGTGCGCCACCTGGCCGGCCAAGCAGCAGACGCCGGTCGACGTCAAGACCGGCAAGGGCCTGCCCGGCGTGCTCATCGTCCAGTCCGAGCGGGACGCGGCCACCCCCTACGAGGGCGCCGTGGAGCTGCACAAGCGGTTCAAGGGCTCCCGCCTGATCACGGAGAAGGACGCGGGCTCCCACGGTGTCACCGGCCTGGTCAACCCGTGCATCAACCCCCGCGTGGACAGCTACCTGCTCACCGGCGAGCTGGACGCCGCCGACGTGACGTGCGCGCCGCACGCCACGCCGAAGCCGTAG
- a CDS encoding urease accessory protein UreD produces the protein MSVRAGAGVRSLARIVARDDGRGGTALPVLESDGPLALRRTRATGSEARVMLVGAMSGPLGGDHFTVEGRVEEGARLSVGSAAATIALPGQAKGDARYDVRLEVADGAELHWLPEQLISAQGSDLRVSTRVELAATARLVLREEQVLGRVGEEPGRLTSRLTVRVAGQAVLDQELACGPGAPGGWDGPAVLAGHRAVGQLIVVRPEFAVVPVTAGVLGEGASVVPLAGPAALVTAVAPDALGLRRLLDEALASLPQT, from the coding sequence GTGAGCGTGCGTGCCGGGGCCGGGGTGCGGTCCCTCGCGCGCATCGTCGCCCGGGACGACGGGCGCGGCGGGACCGCGCTGCCCGTGCTGGAGAGCGACGGGCCGCTGGCGCTGCGGCGCACCCGGGCCACCGGCTCCGAAGCGCGGGTCATGCTGGTCGGCGCGATGAGCGGACCGCTCGGCGGTGACCACTTCACCGTGGAGGGCCGGGTGGAGGAGGGAGCGCGGCTGTCCGTCGGATCCGCCGCCGCCACCATCGCGCTGCCCGGGCAGGCGAAGGGCGACGCCCGCTACGACGTCCGGCTCGAAGTCGCCGACGGTGCTGAACTGCACTGGCTGCCCGAACAGTTGATCTCCGCCCAGGGCAGCGACCTGCGTGTCTCCACGAGGGTCGAACTCGCCGCGACCGCCCGGCTCGTGCTGCGCGAGGAGCAGGTGCTCGGACGCGTCGGTGAGGAACCCGGGCGGCTCACCAGCCGTCTGACCGTGCGGGTCGCCGGGCAGGCCGTGCTCGACCAGGAACTGGCCTGCGGGCCCGGCGCGCCGGGCGGCTGGGACGGGCCCGCCGTGCTGGCGGGGCATCGGGCCGTCGGGCAACTCATCGTCGTCCGGCCGGAGTTCGCCGTCGTGCCGGTGACCGCCGGGGTGCTGGGGGAGGGGGCCTCGGTGGTGCCCCTCGCCGGGCCCGCCGCACTGGTGACGGCGGTGGCGCCGGACGCCCTCGGGCTGCGGCGGCTGCTCGACGAGGCTCTCGCGTCGCTCCCGCAGACGTAG